A genomic segment from Vagococcus zengguangii encodes:
- a CDS encoding metal-sensitive transcriptional regulator, translating to MKCDEKIMNRMKRAEGQMRGIQKMMEDGKECYDIMIQLSAVRSSIESVMGIMVAENMKDCFENPLEDPTEQAEKIEQAMKMIKKL from the coding sequence ATGAAGTGCGATGAAAAAATCATGAATCGAATGAAGCGTGCGGAAGGTCAAATGCGTGGGATTCAAAAGATGATGGAAGACGGCAAAGAATGTTACGACATTATGATCCAATTATCAGCGGTTCGTTCAAGTATTGAAAGTGTCATGGGCATTATGGTTGCTGAAAACATGAAAGATTGTTTTGAAAACCCGCTTGAAGACCCAACCGAACAAGCTGAAAAAATTGAGCAAGCGATGAAGATGATTAAAAAATTATAA
- a CDS encoding YibE/F family protein, with the protein MSRQKLIGLLILGILIISGDYFFGHNAKWYQEPVFKITTIKEEKMTDTEFNQQLEGHLLNQSQQALTIAHRYYYSEADSVKLHVGDTVFLDKQLHQVSQVKRDQQVFRLLSAFLCVLYLFSSRQFGKNMAIITLNTLVFLLIAKGYTQVGNFSLVGAMMLYSLISVGLTTAFLSQNHRQRLAIILSTIGGTFFAWGIALWVLKVTHHAGLRYEDIGIVTRPYRSIYYSSLLIGTLGATTDIAVTIVSTITEVLAQQPKANTKTLYNVSRNVGQNILGPMTNVLFFVCLSEVIPLSLLYLENGWTYQNTFSSLLSLELCRALTGGLGIALTIPLSVLVGSRLLRGDNS; encoded by the coding sequence ATGTCTCGTCAGAAGTTAATCGGGTTATTAATATTAGGGATACTAATCATATCAGGTGATTATTTTTTCGGTCACAATGCGAAGTGGTATCAAGAACCTGTCTTTAAAATTACAACTATCAAAGAAGAAAAAATGACGGATACAGAGTTTAACCAACAGTTAGAGGGGCACTTACTGAACCAATCGCAGCAAGCATTGACGATCGCACATCGTTATTACTACTCAGAAGCCGACAGTGTAAAGTTGCATGTTGGGGATACGGTATTTTTAGATAAACAACTGCATCAAGTCAGTCAGGTCAAACGTGACCAACAAGTCTTTCGGCTGTTGAGCGCTTTTTTATGCGTGCTATATTTATTTTCAAGTCGTCAGTTTGGCAAAAATATGGCGATTATTACTTTAAATACGTTGGTCTTCTTGTTGATTGCTAAAGGTTATACACAAGTCGGCAATTTTTCGTTAGTTGGAGCGATGATGTTATATAGTTTGATTTCAGTGGGATTAACAACGGCATTTTTAAGTCAGAATCACCGACAACGCTTAGCGATTATTTTGAGTACAATCGGAGGGACATTTTTTGCTTGGGGTATCGCGCTATGGGTATTAAAGGTCACACATCATGCGGGCTTACGGTATGAAGATATTGGCATTGTCACGCGTCCTTACCGTTCGATTTATTACAGTTCATTATTAATTGGAACGCTAGGTGCTACCACTGATATTGCGGTGACAATTGTGTCTACTATCACGGAAGTTCTAGCACAGCAACCCAAAGCGAACACTAAAACACTCTACAACGTTAGCCGGAATGTTGGTCAAAATATTTTAGGACCGATGACGAATGTATTATTTTTTGTTTGTTTAAGTGAAGTGATTCCGTTGAGTTTATTATATTTAGAAAATGGTTGGACCTATCAAAATACTTTCAGTAGTCTGTTGTCGTTAGAACTGTGTCGTGCTTTGACGGGTGGTTTAGGGAT